Proteins encoded within one genomic window of Augochlora pura isolate Apur16 chromosome 11, APUR_v2.2.1, whole genome shotgun sequence:
- the LOC144476808 gene encoding uncharacterized protein LOC144476808, whose protein sequence is MWQACSRNNEYFFKRHEIWLSGTISMPLCQKIKLNQGGRPSTNFDAASERRKRRKTEELRKENSASQLLYAAQMNLRSSNDNSGAKIVKNLGESPAEAKRYVSALNSKPVTRLSVDKALSMIVEAKLSRHQYNTIRNILNESNNDILPNYETVREAKIRSYPPYPPSNRENSDCNSD, encoded by the coding sequence ATGTGGCAAGCGTGTTCACGcaataatgaatatttctttaaaagacATGAAATATGGTTATCAGGTACCATATCAATGCCTTTGTgtcaaaaaattaaactaaatcaAGGTGGTCGGCCTTCGACAAATTTCGATGCAGCTAGTGAACGCAGAAAGCGTCGGAAAACTGAAGAGCTTCGTAAAGAAAATAGTGCTTCACAACTTTTATATGCTGCACAAATGAATCTTCGTTCTTCTAACGATAATAGTGGAGCGAAAATAGTTAAGAATCTTGGAGAAAGCCCTGCAGAAGCTAAGCGTTACGTTTCAGCACTCAACTCGAAACCTGTGACCCGATTATCTGTTGATAAAGCTCTTTCGATGATAGTAGAAGCTAAATTATCTAGGCATCAGTATAATACGATAAGAAACATACTAAACGAAAGCAACAATGACATTTTGCCTAATTATGAAACAGTTCGGGAAGCCAAAATTCGTTCCTATCCACCATATCCACCCTCTAACAGAGAAAATAGCGATTGCAACTCGgattaa